The Diadema setosum chromosome 4, eeDiaSeto1, whole genome shotgun sequence genome window below encodes:
- the LOC140227788 gene encoding uncharacterized protein — MLRHQNRRHTGKRSRSLTSKSLIASIDEDLECALCSNRLLNAKFLQCLHSFCAECLERRVTVRTNIDGSCRMRTITCPLCRDETVVPDGGVNGLKPNNLANKVIQALEGNEYNSKLMDSELCCESCKTLRSRAVAYCQDCRHFICRDCVGSHSKMKQMMSAHSIKPLSDLRRGLVKTRNGYRDASYGTLCFQHNGQEKTHFCETCSMLVCPECTEDTHSDPHMCVEMHDAVTARLRSIRQLVEQGSSKQKEVADVLRSIDRQRNVARRVMHRLQYEINEAADAAVENALKSIDYQRLTLLKEKDRLEEFIMSRFDEIETARMGIGSVLSNARSFGIKLIKNPSEDVLLTYDKLNTTLHNLLEERWDEASIDSVNNIVKNVKFESHEDDQWVSVGKLVDPNQWSLSQSIHVPDGTSGEISSMSYSRDESLHLAHFKGAIDKMEEDGKFRRTLTTESDIRDMAVLSNHSIVILDGTWQIRIYDLSGNKTNVIRPQHGAGFTCLTSDAYDRIFAGEFHRDTISVFEKDGSHIESIPTTGIAPYRIVVANSGHIILSHSPASVSILTSDGEIQCTIHRKEWQYALVCCDNRGGVFILSGNRDQKKLVSVHKYTMDGHVLECVVRHLEVDVGCWHPRIACTPTGDLALVTKTKVDIYSSRSILSRQQEYEEDS; from the coding sequence TCGATTGACGAGGATTTGGAGTGCGCACTTTGTTCCAACCGTCTGCTCAATGCAAAGTTCCTGCAATGTCTGCACAGCTTTTGCGCCGAGTGCCTGGAACGGCGCGTCACCGTTCGGACCAACATAGATGGATCGTGTCGTATGCGCACCATAACCTGCCCGCTGTGTCGCGACGAGACCGTCGTCCCCGATGGAGGTGTAAATGGATTAAAGCCGAACAATTTAGCAAATAAAGTGATCCAGGCCCTGGAGGGAAACGAATACAACTCCAAGCTAATGGACTCCGAGCTGTGCTGTGAGTCCTGCAAGACTCTGCGGTCACGTGCTGTCGCCTACTGTCAAGACTGCCGGCACTTCATCTGCCGAGACTGCGTTGGGTCTCATTCAAAGATGAAACAGATGATGAGCGCTCACAGCATCAAGCCGCTGTCGGATCTCCGCCGCGGTCTGGTGAAGACAAGAAACGGTTATAGAGATGCCAGCTACGGTACGCTCTGCTTCCAGCACAACGGACAAGAGAAGACTCACTTTTGTGAGACCTGCTCCATGCTTGTATGCCCGGAGTGCACGGAGGACACGCACTCCGATCCGCACATGTGCGTCGAAATGCACGACGCGGTAACAGCGCGATTACGAAGCATCCGACAGCTAGTCGAGCAAGGAAGTTCCAAGCAGAAAGAGGTTGCCGACGTGTTGCGGTCGATAGACCGGCAACGCAATGTAGCGCGTCGGGTCATGCACCGCCTGCAATACGAGATAAATGAAGCGGCCGATGCTGCGGTTGAAAATGCCCTAAAGAGCATCGACTATCAGCGGTTGACTCTTTTAAAGGAAAAAGATCGTTTGGAGGAATTCATCATGAGCAGGTTTGACGAGATAGAAACGGCGAGGATGGGCATCGGGTCAGTTCTATCAAATGCTAGAAGTTTCGGTATCAAGTTGATTAAGAACCCTAGTGAGGATGTGTTGCTGACGTATGACAAGCTGAACACAACGTTACATAATTTGCTTGAGGAGCGTTGGGACGAGGCGTCCATTGATAGTGTCAACAATATCGTAAAGAACGTGAAGTTTGAATCACATGAAGACGATCAGTGGGTGTCGGTCGGCAAGCTGGTCGATCCCAACCAGTGGTCGCTGTCGCAAAGTATCCACGTGCCGGACGGGACTTCGGGTGAGATCTCGTCGATGTCGTACAGTCGTGACGAGTCCCTGCATCTCGCTCATTTCAAAGGCGCCATCGATAAGATGGAGGAAGACGGAAAGTTCCGGCGAACTCTGACCACAGAGTCGGACATACGCGACATGGCCGTCCTTTCCAACCACAGTATCGTCATCCTGGACGGCACGTGGCAAATACGGATCTACGATTTGAGCGGGAACAAGACCAACGTGATCCGACCTCAGCACGGGGCCGGCTTTACCTGCCTGACCTCTGATGCATACGACAGGATTTTCGCGGGAGAATTTCATCGCGATACGATATCCGTCTTCGAGAAGGATGGCAGCCATATTGAATCCATCCCTACCACTGGTATAGCGCCATACCGCATCGTCGTGGCCAATTCCGGTCACATTATCCTCTCGCACAGCCCTGCCTCCGTGTCCATCCTGACAAGCGACGGGGAGATCCAGTGCACCATTCACCGCAAGGAGTGGCAGTACGCCCTCGTCTGCTGTGACAACAGGGGCGGCGTCTTCATCCTGTCTGGGAACCGGGACCAGAAGAAGCTCGTCTCGGTCCACAAGTACACAATGGACGGACACGTGCTGGAGTGCGTGGTCCGACATCTCGAAGTCGACGTCGGCTGCTGGCATCCGAGGATCGCCTGCACGCCTACCGGTGACCTAGCACTGGTCACCAAGACCAAGGTGGACATCTACAGCTCTAGGTCCATCCTAAGTCGGCAACAGGAATACGAAGAAGATTCTTGA